Proteins encoded in a region of the Pseudothermotoga elfii DSM 9442 = NBRC 107921 genome:
- a CDS encoding IMP cyclohydrolase, whose amino-acid sequence MISVWDKTDIAKFAKKLTDMGIRITATFGTWKYLKEQGINVANIDQITGFSELLNGRVKTIHPKIFAGVLAQLSNKEHLEQLYKLGAEPIDMVVINFRPIEKSSDEKTLFDSIDIGGVALLRAAAKNYRDVVPVCDPEDYDEILKSIDTCGDVVLQHRRKLCAKAFLVCSKYDAKLFEILRELFAVDL is encoded by the coding sequence TTGATAAGCGTCTGGGACAAAACAGATATTGCTAAATTTGCAAAAAAACTCACTGACATGGGAATAAGAATCACCGCGACATTTGGAACATGGAAATATTTGAAAGAACAGGGAATTAATGTGGCTAATATTGACCAAATTACAGGGTTTTCAGAGCTTTTAAATGGTAGAGTGAAGACCATCCATCCGAAAATTTTTGCCGGAGTTCTTGCTCAACTATCAAACAAAGAGCATTTAGAACAACTCTATAAACTGGGTGCCGAGCCGATAGATATGGTTGTGATTAATTTCAGACCAATCGAAAAGTCATCTGATGAAAAAACCCTGTTTGATAGCATTGATATAGGTGGTGTGGCCCTTTTAAGAGCCGCTGCCAAAAATTACAGAGATGTTGTTCCTGTATGCGACCCAGAAGATTATGACGAAATTCTCAAATCAATAGATACATGTGGAGATGTTGTTTTACAACACAGGAGAAAATTATGTGCAAAAGCATTTCTTGTGTGTTCAAAGTATGATGCAAAACTTTTTGAGATTCTTAGAGAGCTTTTCGCTGTAGATTTATGA
- a CDS encoding ComF family protein, translated as MVFPNKCLLCGKNIKITELLCQSCLSELFRGPVPLREKNEFFDVYFYGRYESMLKKLILVYKNGHHWRLYKLISQLLLKTITRYQHDADFVTWVPSSFSSLESRGFDTMGLIAKSIGKSLNIKVVKILDSYAKSTKKGMSVSERLALAKESFTYIRKMYGRFILIDDVYTTGSTVKECVNLLRKSGVQKVYVYCVARA; from the coding sequence ATGGTCTTTCCAAATAAATGTTTGTTATGCGGAAAAAATATCAAGATCACAGAACTACTGTGCCAATCTTGCCTCTCAGAGCTTTTCCGAGGTCCTGTGCCATTACGAGAAAAAAATGAATTTTTCGATGTATATTTCTATGGTAGATATGAATCCATGCTCAAAAAATTGATCCTCGTTTACAAAAACGGACACCACTGGAGATTGTACAAACTAATCTCACAACTGTTACTTAAAACTATTACACGCTACCAGCATGATGCCGATTTTGTTACATGGGTTCCCTCGAGTTTCTCTTCTCTTGAAAGTCGTGGTTTTGATACAATGGGGTTGATTGCTAAATCAATTGGAAAATCATTAAATATCAAAGTCGTAAAAATTCTTGATTCCTATGCAAAATCAACTAAAAAAGGTATGTCCGTTTCTGAAAGACTTGCTCTGGCTAAGGAATCTTTCACATACATCAGAAAAATGTACGGAAGGTTTATACTAATTGATGATGTATACACCACTGGTTCAACAGTCAAAGAGTGCGTCAATTTACTCAGAAAATCTGGTGTTCAGAAAGTCTATGTGTATTGTGTCGCAAGGGCGTAG